One segment of Paraburkholderia kururiensis DNA contains the following:
- a CDS encoding plasmid mobilization protein, whose translation MARAPKIEGEKTEKSRPVAFRLKLSDYEAYRAKFTASGLSQSEFFRQYVLTNTTQVIAKPRMTESDMEILRIFRKFSNNVNQIAHRLNADHLEGKVSQDTYIANLEELHEMNRQLKAALRYVIDYAD comes from the coding sequence ATGGCTCGCGCTCCAAAAATCGAGGGTGAAAAGACGGAAAAATCCCGTCCCGTCGCCTTTCGTCTGAAACTGTCGGATTATGAGGCATACCGTGCGAAATTCACTGCATCCGGGTTGTCTCAATCCGAGTTTTTCCGTCAATACGTGCTGACCAATACCACTCAGGTTATTGCTAAGCCTCGCATGACGGAAAGCGACATGGAGATTTTGCGGATATTCCGTAAATTCTCGAACAATGTGAACCAGATCGCACACCGGCTTAATGCGGATCATTTGGAGGGAAAAGTATCGCAGGACACATATATCGCGAATCTCGAAGAGCTTCACGAAATGAACCGCCAATTAAAGGCGGCGCTCCGGTATGTGATCGACTATGCTGATTAG